In Trichoplusia ni isolate ovarian cell line Hi5 chromosome 13, tn1, whole genome shotgun sequence, the genomic window atttatttaatatataatttcgtGTATTATATATTCGTCTCACTGTTGGGAGCAGGCATATTCCCGTATAGGGAGTATGATACTCTGgacgacacgataccccttagtcagcctggttgtcagacttgttagcttctgactacctgtaacgactatcaaagatgtataaataacagccgggacaataaattttacatgacataaaatggtcacccatctttATGTATCTCgagtagcttaacctgtgatcgatcaacttgtgcactTAATGctgtttagccacgagctctttgCCGGTCCTTTTGTCTGTAATCTAATCTTACAAGTTGAAAGTTCTCGGTATGGATTTGACttgatattttgtatgtaggtatatgtatcttgtgtgaaaaagaaatatggTGCCGATATGATGATGGACATACGATTCTGTAATAACCGTCTCAACTCCATCGAATTTTAATTCGTATAGGCCCTAATTTCGCTATCCACAATTTGTGCAGGATTGCAATTCTCATGATTgcaatttgacactattcgcaTCTTAGCATTTTGTCAACTCATTTTTTGAGCATTTATTGTTTTGAGAATGACTGTTCTGTCCCGTTAATGGtgaaatagtaaatttaatGACTATTTAAAATAGCACAATTGGGCCCCTGTTTTGTCTTGGGTTTGTTAATACCAACTCGctttcttacttatttttttaaagataaaattatatcttGTTATAGATGCTAAATGCCTGCAACCTGTTGACCCTGGGATATGTCGAGGACAAATACCTGCGTAAGTAATCTTTAACTGTgagttcaaataaacaaacaaacatcatGTTAATTTTCCTCCTATTCATTCCACAACTgccatacaacgccatctattgacgaAATAAGCAAAGCTATATGTGTTTACTAGATCACAGATTAACATATTGacatattactaaaaatatgcATGTTGCAGATAAATAACTCTCATATACAAATgactgggacccacaatttatcgAGCCTTAGATCGTAGAGTCATCTTTTGACTCAtcctgactgcacggatagccgagtggttgaggtgaccaCTCACCCAAAGAGCACGACGTGTTAGGGGTTCgatccgcgtaggacaagcatttgttatatctacgaatgcttgttctgagtctggctgtctttCACCGTCTGTCACATGCAatggtttgaatgtttgtgaagcccccgcgacacttggattaaattccttaccgtgggggtcgttttttttaaatatactaattttTGAACCTATAGCTTagcttaaatatataaattcccCTTTTTTCAGATACTACTTTAACAGTGAGACCGGAAATTGTGAGAAGTTCTTCTATGGCGGCTGTATGGGTAATAACAACCGTTTCACCAGTAAGGCAGAGTGCAATGCTGTTTGCAAATAAAAGACTAGAAATCTGACATCTTTCGTTTTCATTCTCTCGGCCAGAAGGCCTCGGTCCTCCACCCTGATTATCTACACCAGCCTCTAGccaaattacatttctacaatcgttaacgctTGTGTGTATTGAGATGACATGTCAAAGCCACGAGTCATGTCAAACTATCTGTgaaccaaatttcgtccaaatccgttcagcggtttaagagtaacaaacattatacttacaaactttcgcttttatgatattagtaggatgaaacACATTTGTACTGGTAAATGCATAAAGTGCAACGCAAATTGCGTTTACTGGCACAGTCTTATTCGCATCCTGAGTCAGCGCACACCTTGACAATGGCGGTATTGTACACCGtagtgtaacaataaaaatttaaaataatttttgacaactaaaaagtaaaacatgagAGAGCTACTGAGAGAGTCTTGGCGTCATTTTTATGCGACCAAATGACAATTACctaacgttaaataaaaaaaagaatcaacaaaatgggttcatccagtccgaagatCAGAAGTAACAAAATACAGAAACATGTATTTAGAACCTCCCCCTGTTTGAATTCGGTTGGATAATgggttttcaaaataaaaataactaaaagaatttaaaaaaaaaatctgttttaggCATggatatgataaaataattatctatactctatactaatatataaagctgaagagtttgtttgtttgcttgaacgcgctaatcgcaggaactactggcccaaattgaaaaattatttttgtgttgaatagaccattcatcgaggaaggctttaggctaaaaaaCCATCACGCATGATTATCCATAACATGAACTTGAAAAGGTCTTAGAAAGGAATCATAAAGtgtattaatacattttgtagtTCTTTTCTGCCTCTCCTTACcccaattctactatttacaattgccgatgaattaatggaaattgaattCAATTTAACCCTATTATTATTCTCCTAAGCcttattttcattgaaaaattTGGAAAATCATTGTATTGACACAGTTTTTCAAGTGTCAGTGTTCATCAATTTTCATccaattcaaattcaatataGTTATCCTAAGCAGTACCGTTTAGCTGCCAAAGCCACCAGGACTCAAACTCCAtaatcgaccattgttcttacctatgtcGGGAGCAACCGCTGACAAAgtttcagtttttataaaataacgtaagtctggcgtccacgggctGTTAACCCATTGATATGCGAATATACGTTGactctaaaatataaataggtttaatattattctaaatattccatagccctcgaagatgaataaatttccctgttttttcctcatcttccattgtatcttcgctcctattagtcgcagcgtggtatgtagcctaaaaccttcctcgatgaatggtctatttaacacaaaaatatttattcaatttgaaccatgttcctgagattagcgcgttcaaacaaacaaacacactcttcagctttatatattagtatagagtatagatttatgaaacataattataaaaaaatacttttaaaatatttttatggctaTATGTCTATTCATACGAATCGCCGCGTTTTGCGAGTCAGACTCTCACTTGCATAGTTTCatacacatatttaaataagtcgTTTGACGTCAAGTAGGATTCCAATCGGAATGCAATCTCGCTCTCAAATGGCTCAGTTCCGTTCAAAGATGAACACTGAAAAATGTGTTAAAACATGCTTACTGTGTGTACAGAAACATGCTTCCGGAGAATAAAGGATGGGAGACTGTCACACCGAACTGTAGCACATACATATAAGtaagttaacaataaaaaaaatgttgtttaaactCTCCCGCCTAAAGGAATATAATCTTTGTGCCGCAGAagggttcacaaacatttaagtcacatgcacaaagacactcagacacATGATTTGTGGAACACGCAAATAACTGTCCTAttggggatcgaacacgcgacacgttGGAATAAATAAGTTGGgtgtggtaacctcaaccactcggctatccaaaCACATTTCTGCCAGTTCGCCTCGCTCGCCGTCGGCTCTTGATTAAGCACTCCGGTTGAGTCCAAAACCggagtaaaccgttatcaaataaacaatgttataaatcGAAATCTCTTACAAACAAATCGGTCTAGTGCGAGTCCGTTGTGTCCGCTGAGTGCGGTTCCGTATCATTAAAGTTATGTCAACAgcataaaacatgttttagaatTCCGTAACcaaggattaaaaatataaccctATTAGTCGTATTACTGAGGCAACgctgattaaaataatgtattttcttgtatatgattcatattcatatttatatatttatttgcattccataatgttacaaatGATGTTACAGAGGCTTAAAGCTAGGTACAATGTTATGGACCCTGttagggcacagcaaaagaaggcattacaaatttatattacataatatttcaataatatataaaatactagctgacccagcaaacgttgttttgccgaactttttttctagttgtatgtatttttaatgccaaattataaaaaataaaatattttttttgaaaaatagatgttgttctattctcagacctacccaatatgtacacaaaatttcataagaatcggtcgaaccgtttcggaggagtacggtaactaacatcgtgacacgggaattttatatattagattaattatATGCTATAAGTTAgtaggttatttttaatttagaatatttaatgaTTCAGTAATATGAAACTACGCTATGGTTTTTTCTAAGTACTCATTGACGCTATAGTAAATGACGAATCAACTTTTTAACAtgcaacaaacatttttacagccttgtactaaatatttatacatgtatTAGGTAAATCAGGCCGTTGACTTGCCCACGAATGACCTACTTACGTATTCATacatgtttgtttacattaagATATCACCAAGACAGCCACTGTAGCAGTGTGATGATTGCTTAACTTTTCATTTATAATCATGACATATAATTCTACTGTACGCATGTCGCTGAATTCCTCctaaacagctggaccgatttggatGTTTTTTGCTAATTTTGACTTTGATTCACGTATCAGTCCAACTGAACGAAGATTGCTGTTTTAATTAgttcatatttaaaactagctgttgcccgcaacttcgttcccgtgggtagaagatataaattatgatttatacctgcaatatttttttcacatttgccattttatcttcgctcttattagtcgcagcgtgatggttttttagcctaaagccttcctcgatgaatggtctattcaacacaaaaataatttttcaatttgggccagtagttcctgcgattagcgcgttcaagcaaacaaacaaactcttcagctttatatattagtatagagtatagataattattttatcatatccATGcctaaaacagatttttttttaaattcttttagttatttttattttgaaaacccATTATCCAACCGAATTCAAACAGGGGGAGGTTCTAAATACATGTTTCTGTATTTTGTTACTTCTGatcttcggactggatgaacccattttgttgattcttttttttatttaacgttagGTAATTGTCATTTGGTCGCATAAAAATGACGCCAAGACTCTCTCAGTAGCTCTctcatgttttactttttagttgtcaaaaattattttaaattttttattgttacactaCGGTGTACAATACCGCCATTGTCAAGGTGTGCGCTGACTCAGGATGCGAATAAGACTGTGCCAGTAAACGCAATTTGCGTTGCACTTTATGCATTTACCAGTACAAATGTgtttcatcctactaatatcataaaagcgaaagtttgtaagtataatgtttgttactcttaaaccgctgaacggatttggacgaaatttggttcACAGATAGTTTGACATGACTCGTGGCTTTGACATGTCATCTCAATACACACAagcgttaacgattgtagaaatgtaatttggCTAGAGGCTGGTGTAGATAATCAGGGTGGAGGACCGAGGCCTTCTGGCCGAGAGAATGAAAACGAAAGATGTCAGATTTCTAGTCTTTTATTTGCAAACAGCATTGCACTCTGCCTTACTGGTGAAACGGTTGTTATTACCCATACAGCCGCCATAGAAGAACTTCTCACAATTTCCGGTCTCACTGTTAAAGTAGTATCTGAAAAAAGgggaatttatatatttaagctAAGCTATAGGTTCAaaaattagtatatttaaaaaaaacgacccccacggtaaggaatttaatccaagTGTCgcggggcttcacaaacattcaaaccatTGCATGTGACAGACGGTGaaagacagccagactcagaacaagcattcgtagatataacaaatgcttgtcctacgcggatcGAACCCCTAACACGTCGTGCTCTTTGGGTGAGtggtcacctcaaccactcggctatccgtgcagtcaggaTGAGTCAAAAGATGACTCTACGATCTAAGGCTcgataaattgtgggtcccagtcATTTGTATATGAGAGTTATTTATCTGCAACATgcatatttttagtaatatgtCAATATGTTAATCTGTGATCTAGTAAACACATATAGCTTTGCTTATTtcgtcaatagatggcgttgtatggcAGTTGTGGAATGAATAGGAGGAAAATTAACatgatgtttgtttgtttatttgaactcACAGTTAAAGATTACTTACGCAGGTATTTGTCCTCGACATATCCCAGGGTCAACAGGTTGCAGGCATTTAGCATCTATAACaagatataattttatctttaaaaaaataagtaagaaagCGAGTTGGTATTAACAAACCAAGACAAAACAGGGGCCCAATTGTGCTATTTTAAATAGTCattaaatttactatttcaCCATTAACGGGACAGAACAGTCATTCTCAAACAATAAATGCTCAAAAAATGAGTTGACAAAATGCTAAGAtgcgaatagtgtcaaattgcAATCATGAGAATTGCAATCCTGCACAAATTGTGGATAGCGAAATTAGGGCCTATACGAATTAAAATTCGATGGAGTTGAGACGGTTATTACAGAATCGTATGTCCATCATCATATCGGCAccatatttctttttcacacaagatacatatacctacatacaaaatatcaaGTCAAATCCATACCGAGAACTTTCAACTTGTAAGATTAGATTACAGACAAAAGGACCGGcaaagagctcgtggctaaacagCATTAagtgcacaagttgatcgatcacaggttaagctactcGAGATACATaaagatgggtgaccattttatgtcatgtaaaatttattgtcccggtgttatttatacatctttgatagtcgttacaggtagtcagaagctaacaagtctgacaaccaggctgactaaggggtatcgtgtcgtcCAGAGTATCATACTCCCTATACGGGAATATGCCTGCTCCAACAGTGAGACGAATATATAATACacgaaattatatattaaataaatgaaaagctttAAACATACCTCTAGCGTCGATCATCGCAATGACACCAAATAGcaaagcaaaaatacaaaacagtttcatAGTTTCTTCCTAGGCACACTTTATTCTTCAAAACCTATTTCTAGACTGAGGCACAATAAATATAGCTCTGGTATATATAGCTTGTTATAAGATAACTTTAAGGTCATCTTATgcatatattataacattttttcgttttgcatatatgtaaaaaactataaagttcGAAATAGGCATGTCCTTTGTTAATATCGATAAGCTGTTTATCGAGTCGATGAGAATCgatatatcaaaatatcatgttattatttaagtaatttatattaatttgctttGCATATTAGACATTATAGGTATACGGTAAGCGTTAAGAACGT contains:
- the LOC113500101 gene encoding kappaPI-actitoxin-Avd3c-like, giving the protein MKLFCIFALLFGVIAMIDARDAKCLQPVDPGICRGQIPAYYFNSETGNCEKFFYGGCMGNNNRFTSKAECNAVCK
- the LOC113500342 gene encoding kappaPI-actitoxin-Avd3c-like — translated: MKLFCIFALLFGVIAMIDARDAKCLQPVDPGICRGQIPAYYFNSETGNCEKFFYGGCMGNNNRFTSKAECNAVCK